One region of Streptococcus parasanguinis genomic DNA includes:
- the lpdA gene encoding dihydrolipoyl dehydrogenase has protein sequence MALEVIMPKAGVDMTEGQIVQWNKKVGEFVKEGEILLEIMTDKVSMELEAEEDGYLIAILKGDGETVPVTEVIGYLGEEGENIPTAGAAAPEASPAPAATSASNDDNKSDDAYDIVVIGGGPAGYVSAIKAAQLGGKVALVEKSELGGTCLNRGCIPTKTYLHNAEIIENIGHAANRGIIIDNPSFTVDMDKVLETKNKVVNTLVGGVAGLLRSYGVDVHKGIGTITKDKNVLVNGSELLETKKIILAGGSKVSKINVPGMESSLVMTSDDILDMNEVPESLVIIGGGVVGIELGQAFMTFGSKVTVIEMMDRIVPAMDAEVSKNLRLILERKGMTILTDTKLQEIIEEDGKLRIKVEGKDDIITNKALLSIGRVPDLEGIGEVEFELDRGRIKVNEYMETSVPGIYAPGDINGTKMLAHAAFRMGEVAAENALKGNHAVAKLNLTPAAIYTLPEVAAVGLTEEQAREKYDVQIGKFNFAANGRAIASDAAQGFVKVIADKKYGEVLGVHIIGPAAAELINEASTIIEMEITVEEMLKTIHGHPTFSEVMYEAFADVLGLAVHSPKKK, from the coding sequence ATGGCCTTAGAAGTAATTATGCCAAAAGCCGGCGTAGATATGACCGAAGGACAAATCGTTCAGTGGAATAAAAAAGTCGGCGAATTTGTAAAAGAAGGAGAAATTCTCCTTGAAATCATGACAGATAAAGTCAGCATGGAATTGGAAGCTGAAGAAGATGGCTACTTGATTGCTATCTTAAAAGGGGACGGCGAGACTGTTCCTGTAACAGAAGTGATTGGTTACCTTGGTGAAGAAGGGGAGAACATCCCAACTGCTGGAGCAGCAGCACCAGAAGCGAGTCCTGCACCAGCTGCAACAAGTGCTTCAAATGATGACAATAAGAGCGATGATGCTTATGATATCGTAGTGATCGGTGGTGGTCCTGCTGGTTACGTATCTGCTATCAAAGCAGCTCAATTGGGTGGTAAAGTTGCGCTTGTTGAGAAATCTGAACTTGGTGGAACTTGCTTGAACCGCGGATGTATCCCAACTAAGACTTACCTACACAACGCTGAAATCATTGAAAATATCGGTCATGCGGCAAACCGTGGGATCATCATTGACAATCCTAGCTTCACAGTAGATATGGACAAGGTTCTTGAAACTAAGAACAAGGTCGTAAATACTTTGGTTGGTGGTGTTGCAGGACTTCTTCGTAGCTACGGAGTTGATGTTCATAAGGGGATCGGTACCATTACGAAAGATAAGAATGTTTTGGTCAATGGTTCTGAGTTACTTGAAACTAAGAAGATTATCCTCGCTGGTGGTTCAAAAGTCAGCAAGATTAACGTTCCTGGCATGGAATCATCCCTTGTCATGACGAGTGATGACATCTTGGATATGAATGAAGTCCCAGAAAGTCTCGTAATCATTGGTGGTGGGGTTGTCGGTATCGAGCTTGGTCAAGCCTTTATGACCTTTGGTTCAAAAGTAACGGTTATTGAAATGATGGACCGCATTGTTCCAGCTATGGATGCGGAAGTTTCTAAGAACCTTCGTTTGATTCTTGAACGCAAGGGAATGACCATCTTGACTGATACTAAACTGCAAGAAATCATTGAAGAAGATGGCAAACTCCGTATCAAGGTTGAAGGAAAAGACGATATCATTACAAACAAAGCTCTTCTTTCAATCGGTCGTGTTCCAGATCTTGAAGGAATCGGAGAAGTGGAGTTTGAATTGGATCGTGGTCGTATCAAGGTCAATGAATACATGGAAACATCTGTTCCAGGTATCTATGCACCAGGTGATATCAATGGTACGAAGATGTTGGCTCACGCTGCCTTCCGTATGGGTGAAGTAGCGGCCGAAAATGCTCTTAAGGGAAATCATGCTGTTGCCAAATTGAACTTAACTCCTGCAGCTATCTACACACTTCCAGAAGTAGCGGCTGTTGGTTTGACAGAAGAACAAGCTCGTGAGAAATATGATGTCCAAATCGGTAAATTCAACTTTGCGGCTAACGGACGTGCCATTGCATCAGATGCGGCTCAAGGTTTTGTTAAGGTCATTGCAGACAAGAAATATGGTGAAGTTCTTGGGGTTCACATTATTGGTCCAGCAGCTGCTGAATTGATCAACGAAGCTTCTACTATCATTGAGATGGAAATCACTGTAGAAGAAATGCTCAAGACCATTCATGGTCACCCAACCTTCTCAGAAGTAATGTACGAAGCTTTTGCGGATGTACTTGGCTTGGCGGTTCACTCACCTAAGAAGAAATAA
- a CDS encoding dihydrolipoamide acetyltransferase yields the protein MADDKLRATPAARKLADDLGINLYDVSGSGANGRVHKEDVETYKDTNVVRISPLAKRIALEHNIAWQEIQGTGHCGKIMKKDVLAFLPENIENETIKSPAQIEKVEEAPDNVTPYGEIERIPMTPMRKVIAQRMVESYLTAPTFTLNYDVDMSQMLALRKKVLDPIMEATGKKVTVTDLLSLAVVKTLMKHPYINASLTEDGKTIITHNYVNLAMAVGMDNGLMTPVVYNAEKMTLSELVVAFKDVIGRTLDGKLAPSELQNSTFTISNLGMFGVQSFGPIINQPNSAILGVSATVEKPVVVNGEIVIRPIMSLGLTIDHRVVDGMAGAKFMKDLKALIEDPISMLV from the coding sequence ATGGCTGATGATAAGCTAAGAGCGACTCCTGCGGCTAGAAAATTGGCGGATGATCTAGGGATCAACCTCTATGATGTTTCTGGTTCAGGCGCAAACGGTCGTGTCCACAAAGAAGACGTGGAAACATATAAAGACACAAATGTGGTTCGCATTTCACCACTTGCAAAACGAATTGCTTTAGAACACAATATTGCTTGGCAAGAAATCCAAGGAACTGGTCATTGTGGCAAGATCATGAAGAAGGACGTCCTTGCTTTCCTTCCTGAAAATATCGAGAATGAGACCATTAAGTCACCTGCTCAAATCGAGAAGGTGGAGGAAGCTCCAGATAATGTGACACCTTATGGTGAGATCGAGCGGATTCCGATGACACCAATGCGTAAGGTGATCGCTCAACGGATGGTGGAATCTTACTTGACAGCACCAACCTTTACTTTGAACTATGACGTTGATATGTCTCAAATGTTGGCCCTTCGTAAGAAGGTATTGGATCCAATCATGGAAGCAACTGGCAAGAAAGTCACTGTAACAGATTTGCTTTCTCTTGCGGTTGTTAAGACCTTGATGAAACACCCATACATCAATGCGTCATTGACGGAGGATGGCAAAACCATTATCACTCACAACTATGTCAACTTGGCTATGGCGGTTGGGATGGACAATGGGCTGATGACACCGGTTGTCTATAACGCAGAAAAGATGACTTTATCAGAGTTGGTGGTAGCCTTCAAGGACGTTATCGGACGTACCTTGGATGGTAAGCTTGCTCCAAGCGAATTGCAAAATTCAACCTTTACTATCAGTAACTTGGGGATGTTTGGTGTTCAATCTTTTGGACCGATTATCAACCAGCCAAACTCTGCCATTCTTGGGGTTAGCGCAACTGTTGAAAAACCAGTTGTAGTTAATGGTGAAATCGTCATTCGTCCAATCATGAGCTTGGGCTTGACCATTGACCACCGCGTTGTCGATGGTATGGCTGGTGCCAAATTCATGAAAGACTTGAAAGCCTTGATTGAAGACCCGATTTCAATGTTGGTCTAA